One region of Etheostoma spectabile isolate EspeVRDwgs_2016 chromosome 21, UIUC_Espe_1.0, whole genome shotgun sequence genomic DNA includes:
- the si:dkey-94l16.4 gene encoding transcription factor 20 isoform X3, translating into MEQPPGSLDDLQPQDLSTSSIPTVIDLTRKGEECVLNSTSLNGLQMVKSPGWYPNTGASNPGLPSSETGTSDSTPQSRDGPDNAFSHTTVTLSYVSRSHVFSTHDSLSQCSPLYGVPPISKFSVHSPCDSDEGLGDTGYALNQHYLVGGPLELTTQSELFHSLSQAQMRPEIECLTKEPQELNGGVNYSDRDVDKRVKDEEENGPFWEKNGGLENGQDDSFSSSGVCAEPSPVTLTPATGEDVVFLMSKKQDPAVVPDRVGATRDLYSLSREYVSPLEDPVSPSTTSLDNVEDVLILPQASSSPSGDNSYLETTDDEVAWDGLRTKGAIEPGSGISVSTTRLDSSAENKEPLIDLTDDLCVSDVSGNKPKTVIPRMNGNAKALQRTLKEKKLPVRSGRGTRLEAIVMNINSSRYKVSGCIRTNKKANASQSTASDLPSPKRSDTLSVGKRKSRAKVKTMKQKAVSSIKRDKTNNIKTDNWKDSTSDSEINNSKKSNGSTCPKSPQFAVHKKSKKEQEEVSHPAHSRQVSPVNSKRKPSLKSSRQYVHQTPKEPEHHFHPDPLMDVHMARFPPPPPLSKSPKKRRGKAKCKATGSKTSPTAKTKGAGTFKRRQKKPKWSQVPSMFSPKEPEIKLKYVNYKEEKRDFRLDSFSPFVRVKHQQLSSSLCTVINYPEEVGTQQKKGQHQQAHPCGFNSAVVPCTSCLQLGRASTDSQHQRALVCCLCGQAANAMDLGDLHGPYYPEGHQPSTKRPAVTLGLKEDEDDYSNSDSSSSWSIRGRGRKCANPPVPRALRPGAHLKQKGLLRSQRWTADNTGSPAAKQARSDADSVDVEDWYSPPVLPLDPCEYWLHEDCGIWSAGVFLVKGKVYGLEEAVKVAQETMCSACSDPGATLGCFFKVCPNKYHYRCALESADCVLIEENLSMKCKKHKNKTFKAPPGNRWDDR; encoded by the exons ATGGAGCAGCCACCTGGGAGCTTAGATGATCTACAGCCTCAGGACCTCTCCACCTCCAGCATCCCCACCGTGATTGACCTGACCAGGAAAGGCGAGGAATGTGTCCTCAACAGCACGTCCCTCAACGGGCTGCAGATGGTCAAGAGCCCCGGCTGGTACCCAAACACAGGGGCCAGCAACCCCGGATTACCCTCATCAGAGACCGGCACCTCGGACAGCACTCCCCAATCAAGGGATGGACCAGACAATGCCTTCTCCCACACTACAGTCACCCTCTCCTACGTGAGCAGGTCTCATGTCTTCTCCACTCACGACTCCCTGTCTCAGTGTTCGCCTCTATATGGTGTGCCACCTATAAGCAAGTTTTCCGTCCACTCTCCTTGTGACTCAGATGAAGGACTGGGGGATACTGGCTATGCACTGAACCAGCATTACTTGGTTGGTGGGCCCCTGGAACTCACCACTCAGAGTGAACTTTTTCATTCATTGTCTCAGGCTCAGATGAGACCAGAGATCGAATGTTTAACGAAGGAGCCTCAAGAGTTAAATGGTGGAGTCAATTATAGCGACAGGGATGTGGATAAGCGTGTAAAAGACGAAGAGGAAAACGGCCCTTTTTGGGAAAAGAATGGTGGTTTGGAGAATGGACAGGACGATAGCTTTTCGAGTTCAGGAGTATGTGCTGAACCCTCACCGGTGACACTCACCCCAGCCACGGGGGAGGATGTGGTCTTTCTTATGTCTAAAAAGCAGGACCCAGCGGTCGTCCCGGACAGAGTGGGTGCTACTAGAGACCTGTATTCACTAAGCAGGGAGTACGTCAGTCCTTTGGAGGACCCTGTCTCCCCCTCCACTACCTCACTGGACAATGTGGAGGACGTGTTAATCCTGCCTCAGGCCTCAAGCTCACCAAGCGGCGACAACTCTTATTTAGAGACAACTGATGATGAGGTTGCGTGGGATGGCTTGAGGACAAAGGGGGCCATTGAGCCAGGCTCCGGCATCAGCGTTAGTACCACAAGGTTAGATTCAAGTGCTGAAAATAAG GAGCCTTTGATTGACTTGACAGatgatttgtgtgtgtcagatgtTTCAGGAAACAAACCCAAGACTGTCATTCCTCGCATGAACGGGAATGCAAAGGCACTACAGAgaactttaaaagaaaagaagctgCCGGTGCGTTCTGGCAGAGGAACTCGGCTAGAGGCGATAGTAATGAACATAAATTCAAGCAGGTATAAAGTGTCAGGATGCATCCGCACCAATAAGAAAGCAAATGCATCCCAGTCAACAGCTAGTGATTTACCCAGTCCTAAGAGGAGTGACACCCTATCAGtaggaaaaaggaaaagcagAGCAAAAGTAAAAACGATGAAACAAAAAGCCGTATCTtcaataaaaagggataaaactaataacattaaaactGACAATTGGAAAGATTCTACCTCTGATTCTGAAATCAATAATTCAAAAAAGTCTAATGGCAGCACATGTCCAAAAAGCCCTCAGTTTGCTGTGCACAAGAAGTCAAAGAAGGAGCAAGAGGAAGTTTCACATCCTGCGCACTCACGACAGGTTAGCCCTGTGAATTCAAAGAGAAAACCATCTTTAAAGTCAAGTCGTCAGTATGTGCACCAAACCCCAAAAGAGCCAGAGCATCATTTTCACCCTGACCCTTTAATGGATGTTCATATGGCTCGatttccaccaccaccaccattatCAAAATCTCCAAAGAAAAGACGAGGCAAAGCCAAATGCAAGGCTACAGGTAGCAAAACATCTCCCACTGCCAAGACGAAAGGGGCTGGCACGTTCAAGAGGAGGCAAAAGAAACCCAAATGGAGCCAGGTTCCCTCCATGTTCTCCCCCAAAGAGCCGGAGATCAAGTTGAAGTACGTCAATTACAAGGAGGAGAAAAGGGACTTTCGGTTAGACAGTTTCTCTCCTTTCGTCCGTGTAAAGCATCAGCAGTTGTCGTCATCACTGTGTACTGTAATCAACTACCCCGAGGAGGTAGGGACACAGCAGAAGAAGGGCCAACATCAGCAGGCTCACCCCTGTGGCTTCAATTCTGCAGTCGTACCCTGCACTTCCTGTCTGCAGCTGGGCCGAGCATCCACGGACAGCCAGCATCAGCGCGCTCTCGTCTGCTGCCTGTGTGGGCAAGCGGCCAACGCCATGGACCTGGGGGACCTCCACGGTCCCTATTACCCTGAAGGGCACCAGCCAAGCACCAAAAGACCGGCCGTCACGTTGGGCCTCAAAGAGGATGAGGACGACTACAGCAATTCAGACTCTTCCTCGTCCTGGAGTATCAGAGGCAGGGGGAGGAAGTGTGCCAATCCACCTGTACCCCGGGCCCTCAGGCCCGGAGCTCACCTGAAGCAGAAGGGCCTGCTGAGGAGCCAGCGGTGGACAGCTGACAATACTGGCAGCCCTGCAGCCAAGCAGGCTCGGTCAGACGCTGACTCTGTCGATGTGGAGGACTGGTACAGCCCCCCTGTGCTGCCTCTGGATCCCTGTGAATACTGGCTCCATGAAGACTGCGGCATCTGGTCCGCAGGCGTGTTCCTTGTCAAGGGCAAAGTCTACGGACTGGAGGAGGCTGTCAAGGTGGCCCAGGAGACG ATGTGTTCGGCGTGCAGTGACCCAGGCGCTACGCTGGGCTGCTTCTTCAAAGTCTGTCCCAACAAGTACCACTACAGGTGTGCTCTGGAGTCAG CAGACTGTGTACTTATTGAAGAAAACCTCTCCATGAAGTGTAAAAAGCACAAG AACAAGACATTCAAAGCCCCCCCAGGGAACCGATGGGATGACAGGTGA
- the si:dkey-94l16.4 gene encoding transcription factor 20 isoform X1, producing MEQPPGSLDDLQPQDLSTSSIPTVIDLTRKGEECVLNSTSLNGLQMVKSPGWYPNTGASNPGLPSSETGTSDSTPQSRDGPDNAFSHTTVTLSYVSRSHVFSTHDSLSQCSPLYGVPPISKFSVHSPCDSDEGLGDTGYALNQHYLVGGPLELTTQSELFHSLSQAQMRPEIECLTKEPQELNGGVNYSDRDVDKRVKDEEENGPFWEKNGGLENGQDDSFSSSGVCAEPSPVTLTPATGEDVVFLMSKKQDPAVVPDRVGATRDLYSLSREYVSPLEDPVSPSTTSLDNVEDVLILPQASSSPSGDNSYLETTDDEVAWDGLRTKGAIEPGSGISVSTTRLDSSAENKQPVHRRKAVLEPLIDLTDDLCVSDVSGNKPKTVIPRMNGNAKALQRTLKEKKLPVRSGRGTRLEAIVMNINSSRYKVSGCIRTNKKANASQSTASDLPSPKRSDTLSVGKRKSRAKVKTMKQKAVSSIKRDKTNNIKTDNWKDSTSDSEINNSKKSNGSTCPKSPQFAVHKKSKKEQEEVSHPAHSRQVSPVNSKRKPSLKSSRQYVHQTPKEPEHHFHPDPLMDVHMARFPPPPPLSKSPKKRRGKAKCKATGSKTSPTAKTKGAGTFKRRQKKPKWSQVPSMFSPKEPEIKLKYVNYKEEKRDFRLDSFSPFVRVKHQQLSSSLCTVINYPEEVGTQQKKGQHQQAHPCGFNSAVVPCTSCLQLGRASTDSQHQRALVCCLCGQAANAMDLGDLHGPYYPEGHQPSTKRPAVTLGLKEDEDDYSNSDSSSSWSIRGRGRKCANPPVPRALRPGAHLKQKGLLRSQRWTADNTGSPAAKQARSDADSVDVEDWYSPPVLPLDPCEYWLHEDCGIWSAGVFLVKGKVYGLEEAVKVAQETMCSACSDPGATLGCFFKVCPNKYHYRCALESADCVLIEENLSMKCKKHKNKTFKAPPGNRWDDR from the exons ATGGAGCAGCCACCTGGGAGCTTAGATGATCTACAGCCTCAGGACCTCTCCACCTCCAGCATCCCCACCGTGATTGACCTGACCAGGAAAGGCGAGGAATGTGTCCTCAACAGCACGTCCCTCAACGGGCTGCAGATGGTCAAGAGCCCCGGCTGGTACCCAAACACAGGGGCCAGCAACCCCGGATTACCCTCATCAGAGACCGGCACCTCGGACAGCACTCCCCAATCAAGGGATGGACCAGACAATGCCTTCTCCCACACTACAGTCACCCTCTCCTACGTGAGCAGGTCTCATGTCTTCTCCACTCACGACTCCCTGTCTCAGTGTTCGCCTCTATATGGTGTGCCACCTATAAGCAAGTTTTCCGTCCACTCTCCTTGTGACTCAGATGAAGGACTGGGGGATACTGGCTATGCACTGAACCAGCATTACTTGGTTGGTGGGCCCCTGGAACTCACCACTCAGAGTGAACTTTTTCATTCATTGTCTCAGGCTCAGATGAGACCAGAGATCGAATGTTTAACGAAGGAGCCTCAAGAGTTAAATGGTGGAGTCAATTATAGCGACAGGGATGTGGATAAGCGTGTAAAAGACGAAGAGGAAAACGGCCCTTTTTGGGAAAAGAATGGTGGTTTGGAGAATGGACAGGACGATAGCTTTTCGAGTTCAGGAGTATGTGCTGAACCCTCACCGGTGACACTCACCCCAGCCACGGGGGAGGATGTGGTCTTTCTTATGTCTAAAAAGCAGGACCCAGCGGTCGTCCCGGACAGAGTGGGTGCTACTAGAGACCTGTATTCACTAAGCAGGGAGTACGTCAGTCCTTTGGAGGACCCTGTCTCCCCCTCCACTACCTCACTGGACAATGTGGAGGACGTGTTAATCCTGCCTCAGGCCTCAAGCTCACCAAGCGGCGACAACTCTTATTTAGAGACAACTGATGATGAGGTTGCGTGGGATGGCTTGAGGACAAAGGGGGCCATTGAGCCAGGCTCCGGCATCAGCGTTAGTACCACAAGGTTAGATTCAAGTGCTGAAAATAAGCAACCTGTCCATAGACGGAAGGCAGTTTTGGAGCCTTTGATTGACTTGACAGatgatttgtgtgtgtcagatgtTTCAGGAAACAAACCCAAGACTGTCATTCCTCGCATGAACGGGAATGCAAAGGCACTACAGAgaactttaaaagaaaagaagctgCCGGTGCGTTCTGGCAGAGGAACTCGGCTAGAGGCGATAGTAATGAACATAAATTCAAGCAGGTATAAAGTGTCAGGATGCATCCGCACCAATAAGAAAGCAAATGCATCCCAGTCAACAGCTAGTGATTTACCCAGTCCTAAGAGGAGTGACACCCTATCAGtaggaaaaaggaaaagcagAGCAAAAGTAAAAACGATGAAACAAAAAGCCGTATCTtcaataaaaagggataaaactaataacattaaaactGACAATTGGAAAGATTCTACCTCTGATTCTGAAATCAATAATTCAAAAAAGTCTAATGGCAGCACATGTCCAAAAAGCCCTCAGTTTGCTGTGCACAAGAAGTCAAAGAAGGAGCAAGAGGAAGTTTCACATCCTGCGCACTCACGACAGGTTAGCCCTGTGAATTCAAAGAGAAAACCATCTTTAAAGTCAAGTCGTCAGTATGTGCACCAAACCCCAAAAGAGCCAGAGCATCATTTTCACCCTGACCCTTTAATGGATGTTCATATGGCTCGatttccaccaccaccaccattatCAAAATCTCCAAAGAAAAGACGAGGCAAAGCCAAATGCAAGGCTACAGGTAGCAAAACATCTCCCACTGCCAAGACGAAAGGGGCTGGCACGTTCAAGAGGAGGCAAAAGAAACCCAAATGGAGCCAGGTTCCCTCCATGTTCTCCCCCAAAGAGCCGGAGATCAAGTTGAAGTACGTCAATTACAAGGAGGAGAAAAGGGACTTTCGGTTAGACAGTTTCTCTCCTTTCGTCCGTGTAAAGCATCAGCAGTTGTCGTCATCACTGTGTACTGTAATCAACTACCCCGAGGAGGTAGGGACACAGCAGAAGAAGGGCCAACATCAGCAGGCTCACCCCTGTGGCTTCAATTCTGCAGTCGTACCCTGCACTTCCTGTCTGCAGCTGGGCCGAGCATCCACGGACAGCCAGCATCAGCGCGCTCTCGTCTGCTGCCTGTGTGGGCAAGCGGCCAACGCCATGGACCTGGGGGACCTCCACGGTCCCTATTACCCTGAAGGGCACCAGCCAAGCACCAAAAGACCGGCCGTCACGTTGGGCCTCAAAGAGGATGAGGACGACTACAGCAATTCAGACTCTTCCTCGTCCTGGAGTATCAGAGGCAGGGGGAGGAAGTGTGCCAATCCACCTGTACCCCGGGCCCTCAGGCCCGGAGCTCACCTGAAGCAGAAGGGCCTGCTGAGGAGCCAGCGGTGGACAGCTGACAATACTGGCAGCCCTGCAGCCAAGCAGGCTCGGTCAGACGCTGACTCTGTCGATGTGGAGGACTGGTACAGCCCCCCTGTGCTGCCTCTGGATCCCTGTGAATACTGGCTCCATGAAGACTGCGGCATCTGGTCCGCAGGCGTGTTCCTTGTCAAGGGCAAAGTCTACGGACTGGAGGAGGCTGTCAAGGTGGCCCAGGAGACG ATGTGTTCGGCGTGCAGTGACCCAGGCGCTACGCTGGGCTGCTTCTTCAAAGTCTGTCCCAACAAGTACCACTACAGGTGTGCTCTGGAGTCAG CAGACTGTGTACTTATTGAAGAAAACCTCTCCATGAAGTGTAAAAAGCACAAG AACAAGACATTCAAAGCCCCCCCAGGGAACCGATGGGATGACAGGTGA
- the si:dkey-94l16.4 gene encoding transcription factor 20 isoform X2, with translation MEQPPGSLDDLQPQDLSTSSIPTVIDLTRKGEECVLNSTSLNGLQMVKSPGWYPNTGASNPGLPSSETGTSDSTPQSRDGPDNAFSHTTVTLSYVSRSHVFSTHDSLSQCSPLYGVPPISKFSVHSPCDSDEGLGDTGYALNQHYLVGGPLELTTQSELFHSLSQAQMRPEIECLTKEPQELNGGVNYSDRDVDKRVKDEEENGPFWEKNGGLENGQDDSFSSSGVCAEPSPVTLTPATGEDVVFLMSKKQDPAVVPDRVGATRDLYSLSREYVSPLEDPVSPSTTSLDNVEDVLILPQASSSPSGDNSYLETTDDEVAWDGLRTKGAIEPGSGISVSTTRLDSSAENKQPVHRRKAVLEPLIDLTDDLCVSDVSGNKPKTVIPRMNGNAKALQRTLKEKKLPVRSGRGTRLEAIVMNINSSRYKVSGCIRTNKKANASQSTASDLPSPKRSDTLSVGKRKSRAKVKTMKQKAVSSIKRDKTNNIKTDNWKDSTSDSEINNSKKSNGSTCPKSPQFAVHKKSKKEQEEVSHPAHSRQVSPVNSKRKPSLKSSRQYVHQTPKEPEHHFHPDPLMDVHMARFPPPPPLSKSPKKRRGKAKCKATGSKTSPTAKTKGAGTFKRRQKKPKWSQVPSMFSPKEPEIKLKYVNYKEEKRDFRLDSFSPFVRVKHQQLSSSLCTVINYPEEVGTQQKKGQHQQAHPCGFNSAVVPCTSCLQLGRASTDSQHQRALVCCLCGQAANAMDLGDLHGPYYPEGHQPSTKRPAVTLGLKEDEDDYSNSDSSSSWSIRGRGRKCANPPVPRALRPGAHLKQKGLLRSQRWTADNTGSPAAKQARSDADSVDVEDWYSPPVLPLDPCEYWLHEDCGIWSAGVFLVKGKVYGLEEAVKVAQETMCSACSDPGATLGCFFKVCPNKYHYRCALESDCVLIEENLSMKCKKHKNKTFKAPPGNRWDDR, from the exons ATGGAGCAGCCACCTGGGAGCTTAGATGATCTACAGCCTCAGGACCTCTCCACCTCCAGCATCCCCACCGTGATTGACCTGACCAGGAAAGGCGAGGAATGTGTCCTCAACAGCACGTCCCTCAACGGGCTGCAGATGGTCAAGAGCCCCGGCTGGTACCCAAACACAGGGGCCAGCAACCCCGGATTACCCTCATCAGAGACCGGCACCTCGGACAGCACTCCCCAATCAAGGGATGGACCAGACAATGCCTTCTCCCACACTACAGTCACCCTCTCCTACGTGAGCAGGTCTCATGTCTTCTCCACTCACGACTCCCTGTCTCAGTGTTCGCCTCTATATGGTGTGCCACCTATAAGCAAGTTTTCCGTCCACTCTCCTTGTGACTCAGATGAAGGACTGGGGGATACTGGCTATGCACTGAACCAGCATTACTTGGTTGGTGGGCCCCTGGAACTCACCACTCAGAGTGAACTTTTTCATTCATTGTCTCAGGCTCAGATGAGACCAGAGATCGAATGTTTAACGAAGGAGCCTCAAGAGTTAAATGGTGGAGTCAATTATAGCGACAGGGATGTGGATAAGCGTGTAAAAGACGAAGAGGAAAACGGCCCTTTTTGGGAAAAGAATGGTGGTTTGGAGAATGGACAGGACGATAGCTTTTCGAGTTCAGGAGTATGTGCTGAACCCTCACCGGTGACACTCACCCCAGCCACGGGGGAGGATGTGGTCTTTCTTATGTCTAAAAAGCAGGACCCAGCGGTCGTCCCGGACAGAGTGGGTGCTACTAGAGACCTGTATTCACTAAGCAGGGAGTACGTCAGTCCTTTGGAGGACCCTGTCTCCCCCTCCACTACCTCACTGGACAATGTGGAGGACGTGTTAATCCTGCCTCAGGCCTCAAGCTCACCAAGCGGCGACAACTCTTATTTAGAGACAACTGATGATGAGGTTGCGTGGGATGGCTTGAGGACAAAGGGGGCCATTGAGCCAGGCTCCGGCATCAGCGTTAGTACCACAAGGTTAGATTCAAGTGCTGAAAATAAGCAACCTGTCCATAGACGGAAGGCAGTTTTGGAGCCTTTGATTGACTTGACAGatgatttgtgtgtgtcagatgtTTCAGGAAACAAACCCAAGACTGTCATTCCTCGCATGAACGGGAATGCAAAGGCACTACAGAgaactttaaaagaaaagaagctgCCGGTGCGTTCTGGCAGAGGAACTCGGCTAGAGGCGATAGTAATGAACATAAATTCAAGCAGGTATAAAGTGTCAGGATGCATCCGCACCAATAAGAAAGCAAATGCATCCCAGTCAACAGCTAGTGATTTACCCAGTCCTAAGAGGAGTGACACCCTATCAGtaggaaaaaggaaaagcagAGCAAAAGTAAAAACGATGAAACAAAAAGCCGTATCTtcaataaaaagggataaaactaataacattaaaactGACAATTGGAAAGATTCTACCTCTGATTCTGAAATCAATAATTCAAAAAAGTCTAATGGCAGCACATGTCCAAAAAGCCCTCAGTTTGCTGTGCACAAGAAGTCAAAGAAGGAGCAAGAGGAAGTTTCACATCCTGCGCACTCACGACAGGTTAGCCCTGTGAATTCAAAGAGAAAACCATCTTTAAAGTCAAGTCGTCAGTATGTGCACCAAACCCCAAAAGAGCCAGAGCATCATTTTCACCCTGACCCTTTAATGGATGTTCATATGGCTCGatttccaccaccaccaccattatCAAAATCTCCAAAGAAAAGACGAGGCAAAGCCAAATGCAAGGCTACAGGTAGCAAAACATCTCCCACTGCCAAGACGAAAGGGGCTGGCACGTTCAAGAGGAGGCAAAAGAAACCCAAATGGAGCCAGGTTCCCTCCATGTTCTCCCCCAAAGAGCCGGAGATCAAGTTGAAGTACGTCAATTACAAGGAGGAGAAAAGGGACTTTCGGTTAGACAGTTTCTCTCCTTTCGTCCGTGTAAAGCATCAGCAGTTGTCGTCATCACTGTGTACTGTAATCAACTACCCCGAGGAGGTAGGGACACAGCAGAAGAAGGGCCAACATCAGCAGGCTCACCCCTGTGGCTTCAATTCTGCAGTCGTACCCTGCACTTCCTGTCTGCAGCTGGGCCGAGCATCCACGGACAGCCAGCATCAGCGCGCTCTCGTCTGCTGCCTGTGTGGGCAAGCGGCCAACGCCATGGACCTGGGGGACCTCCACGGTCCCTATTACCCTGAAGGGCACCAGCCAAGCACCAAAAGACCGGCCGTCACGTTGGGCCTCAAAGAGGATGAGGACGACTACAGCAATTCAGACTCTTCCTCGTCCTGGAGTATCAGAGGCAGGGGGAGGAAGTGTGCCAATCCACCTGTACCCCGGGCCCTCAGGCCCGGAGCTCACCTGAAGCAGAAGGGCCTGCTGAGGAGCCAGCGGTGGACAGCTGACAATACTGGCAGCCCTGCAGCCAAGCAGGCTCGGTCAGACGCTGACTCTGTCGATGTGGAGGACTGGTACAGCCCCCCTGTGCTGCCTCTGGATCCCTGTGAATACTGGCTCCATGAAGACTGCGGCATCTGGTCCGCAGGCGTGTTCCTTGTCAAGGGCAAAGTCTACGGACTGGAGGAGGCTGTCAAGGTGGCCCAGGAGACG ATGTGTTCGGCGTGCAGTGACCCAGGCGCTACGCTGGGCTGCTTCTTCAAAGTCTGTCCCAACAAGTACCACTACAGGTGTGCTCTGGAGTCAG ACTGTGTACTTATTGAAGAAAACCTCTCCATGAAGTGTAAAAAGCACAAG AACAAGACATTCAAAGCCCCCCCAGGGAACCGATGGGATGACAGGTGA